From Erwinia pyri, a single genomic window includes:
- a CDS encoding benzoate transporter: protein MIYDCFLYYDEEMLLDLRLHTLSDVVDKFVIVESTHTFTGKPKRLNFDLEKFRQFEDKIIYVVFDHPPHQDAWQNEADTRNAIMNGLVSAEQDDIILVSDVDEIFDPVIIATIQKNKLCTIIHQNFYNYQFNLQVFNTDGSPRKCTLPKAITYRNLVGFFGGKPEELRNTKRSSIKRNWLKWQWLKWNTAIIAEGGWHFSWIMTPQRIAEKMSSISHTEYDLPEFNNPEHITKVIEQAEDIWGRERKLQVQILDIYSFPRYLVEHQALFKPFIRA, encoded by the coding sequence TTGATTTACGACTGTTTTTTATATTACGACGAAGAGATGCTTCTGGACCTTCGTTTACACACCTTGTCTGACGTGGTAGACAAGTTCGTTATCGTTGAGTCAACCCACACCTTTACAGGTAAACCGAAGCGATTGAATTTTGATCTGGAGAAATTCAGGCAATTCGAAGATAAGATCATCTATGTGGTCTTCGATCACCCCCCTCACCAGGATGCCTGGCAAAACGAAGCTGATACGCGAAATGCGATTATGAATGGCCTCGTTTCCGCAGAGCAGGACGACATTATTCTCGTCTCTGATGTGGATGAGATTTTTGATCCTGTGATCATTGCCACCATCCAGAAGAACAAGCTCTGCACTATCATTCATCAAAATTTCTATAACTATCAGTTTAACCTTCAGGTCTTTAATACCGATGGTTCACCTCGTAAATGTACGTTACCCAAGGCTATCACTTACAGAAATTTAGTGGGGTTTTTTGGTGGTAAGCCGGAGGAACTTCGGAATACGAAACGCTCATCAATTAAGCGCAACTGGTTGAAATGGCAATGGTTAAAATGGAATACGGCCATCATTGCTGAGGGTGGATGGCACTTCTCGTGGATCATGACGCCACAACGCATTGCCGAGAAAATGTCATCCATTTCACACACTGAATATGACTTACCTGAATTTAATAATCCTGAACACATAACAAAAGTGATCGAGCAGGCTGAAGATATTTGGGGTCGGGAGCGAAAATTGCAGGTCCAAATCCTGGATATCTACTCCTTTCCACGCTATTTAGTAGAGCATCAGGCTCTCTTCAAACCGTTCATAAGGGCCTGA